The following proteins come from a genomic window of Nitrosopumilaceae archaeon AB1(1):
- a CDS encoding aspartate kinase, which yields MESLIVAKFGGSTLGIEGKFIPKIVNRIQNFTSTSKVISVFSAPLMIHNGTKKSITDVILDMGNDTATGTNFDLNPIWSIYEKILSYSNSRHDACDDILKSYMAKTQDTFSQIKTKQEFHGKLKSQALAYSGELLIGNLMNEILCANNVSSTAISLEDWPIITDYNTEYTNLLRTESFKQASILQNHLITHDVLTMGGFIGKSLDGTITTFERGGSDRTATILALMLEDKFDTRLNFEKDNPVLSTDPHIVSDNLSIISNMSYNEARIASMFGMKILNPIAIKEILTSKSSLPITITDMNNPTRITHIQQKSIPADNPLKVIAAKHNCVILRISHDLSYKLIQSLTQEKQYSEFIILSPFTNDVDTFARILFLDADYVKLHKDYFINFDSSVSLTFNRAVLTLVGDDMSKIKQIVSRITTQIGNAGLNILNMDA from the coding sequence ATGGAATCATTAATAGTAGCAAAATTTGGTGGGAGTACTTTGGGAATAGAGGGGAAATTTATACCAAAAATTGTCAATCGTATACAAAATTTCACTTCTACTTCGAAAGTAATCTCTGTCTTCTCTGCACCTCTGATGATACATAATGGTACAAAGAAATCCATCACAGACGTAATTTTAGATATGGGGAATGATACTGCTACAGGTACTAACTTTGATCTAAATCCAATTTGGTCAATATATGAAAAAATTTTATCATATTCTAATAGTCGTCATGATGCATGTGATGATATACTAAAATCATACATGGCAAAAACACAAGATACATTTTCACAAATCAAAACAAAACAAGAATTTCATGGTAAACTCAAATCTCAAGCACTTGCATATTCAGGTGAATTACTAATTGGGAATCTAATGAATGAGATCTTGTGTGCAAATAATGTATCGTCTACTGCAATATCGCTTGAAGATTGGCCAATCATTACAGATTATAATACTGAATATACGAATTTACTCCGCACCGAGTCATTCAAACAGGCTAGCATTCTGCAGAATCATTTGATTACTCATGATGTCTTGACCATGGGTGGATTCATTGGCAAGTCTCTTGATGGTACCATTACAACCTTTGAGAGAGGAGGCTCTGATCGAACAGCAACCATTCTTGCACTCATGCTTGAAGACAAATTTGATACACGATTGAATTTTGAAAAAGATAATCCTGTACTGTCTACGGATCCACACATAGTAAGTGATAATCTAAGTATAATCTCCAACATGTCGTATAATGAGGCACGAATTGCATCCATGTTTGGAATGAAAATCTTAAATCCAATAGCAATCAAAGAAATTCTAACCTCCAAGTCTTCATTACCAATTACAATTACTGACATGAATAATCCAACACGTATTACCCATATACAACAAAAATCAATTCCTGCTGATAACCCATTAAAAGTCATTGCTGCCAAACATAATTGTGTAATCTTACGCATAAGTCATGATTTGTCTTACAAATTGATACAATCATTAACTCAAGAGAAACAATATAGTGAATTTATTATACTTTCACCATTTACTAATGATGTAGATACATTTGCAAGAATTTTATTCTTGGATGCAGATTATGTAAAATTACACAAAGACTATTTTATCAACTTTGACTCATCTGTATCCTTGACATTTAATAGAGCTGTGCTTACACTTGTGGGTGATGATATGTCTAAAATAAAACAGATTGTATCTCGAATCACTACACAAATTGGCAATGCTGGACTGAATATTCTAAACATGGATGCNTAA
- a CDS encoding MBL fold metallo-hydrolase, producing the protein MFTSLTFHGGIHEIGGNKFLVEDKGTRIFLDFGMQMGKVNQYFAEFTQPRILSGMGDLFEFDLLPKIKGIYRKDYSKHMEYGNHDQETSIDGVLLTHAHVDYCAYIHHLRPDIPIYCTEASKSIMQGFQDMGGGEQYITYKENFKIYDNTKGGKSRANNDKNREEIKRDIRIISDSKKFKIDSIEVEPVAIDHSLPGVCGFIIHTSSGTIGYTADIRFHGRRPQESQNFVDKCGKNDIDYLLCEGTRINNTKPSITEFKVETDVQEMISDAEQLVICTYPIRDLDRFLSFYNAVKSTDCQMVINTKQAYLLKLFKESSTNSNLFPSPTDSNIKVYVSRKKWGLLTKDADYWTEEVQLADYNNWERLFLDYPNYIDYKEVSENQKKYVFYCSDFELKELIDIKPKEHSRYIRSSTEPFNEEMALDHERVKRWLVHFKLLTKGKDWKTEHVSGHGTADQIKKIIDGANSKKIIPIHTENESMFDSLHNNVQKVKIHETIQM; encoded by the coding sequence TTGTTCACTAGTTTAACATTTCACGGAGGCATACATGAAATTGGAGGAAATAAATTCCTAGTAGAAGACAAGGGAACAAGAATTTTCCTAGATTTTGGTATGCAGATGGGTAAAGTGAATCAATATTTCGCAGAATTTACTCAACCAAGAATATTATCAGGTATGGGAGATTTGTTTGAGTTTGATTTATTACCAAAAATCAAAGGAATCTATAGAAAAGATTATTCAAAACATATGGAATACGGCAATCATGATCAAGAGACAAGTATTGATGGAGTATTATTAACACATGCTCATGTAGATTATTGTGCGTATATTCATCACCTAAGACCAGATATTCCAATTTACTGTACAGAAGCTAGTAAATCAATCATGCAAGGATTTCAAGATATGGGGGGTGGTGAGCAATATATCACATACAAGGAGAATTTCAAAATTTATGATAATACAAAGGGGGGAAAGAGTAGAGCGAATAATGATAAAAATAGAGAGGAGATTAAAAGAGACATTCGTATAATATCTGATTCCAAAAAATTTAAGATTGATTCCATAGAGGTTGAGCCCGTAGCAATTGATCATTCATTACCAGGAGTTTGTGGATTTATTATTCATACGTCATCTGGAACCATTGGATATACTGCAGATATAAGATTTCATGGTAGACGACCACAGGAGAGCCAAAATTTTGTAGACAAGTGTGGAAAAAATGATATAGATTATTTGTTGTGTGAGGGTACTCGAATAAACAACACTAAACCATCAATTACAGAATTCAAAGTAGAGACAGATGTACAAGAGATGATTAGTGATGCAGAACAACTTGTGATATGCACATATCCAATAAGAGATTTGGATAGATTTTTGTCATTTTATAATGCTGTCAAGAGTACAGATTGCCAAATGGTCATAAATACAAAACAGGCATATCTGTTAAAGTTGTTCAAGGAATCTTCAACAAATAGTAATCTTTTCCCATCGCCTACTGATTCTAACATCAAAGTATACGTTTCAAGAAAAAAATGGGGATTATTAACAAAGGATGCAGACTATTGGACAGAGGAAGTTCAATTAGCAGATTATAATAATTGGGAGAGATTATTTTTAGATTATCCAAATTACATAGATTACAAAGAAGTATCTGAGAATCAAAAAAAATATGTCTTTTATTGTTCTGATTTTGAGTTGAAAGAGTTGATTGACATTAAGCCAAAAGAGCACTCGAGGTATATTCGTTCATCAACAGAACCATTTAATGAGGAAATGGCATTGGATCATGAAAGAGTCAAGAGATGGTTGGTTCATTTTAAACTATTAACAAAAGGTAAAGATTGGAAAACAGAACATGTATCTGGACACGGCACTGCCGATCAGATAAAAAAAATAATTGATGGGGCCAATTCTAAAAAAATAATTCCCATACATACAGAAAATGAATCTATGTTTGATTCATTACATAATAATGTACAAAAAGTAAAAATACATGAAACTATACAGATGTAA